Proteins encoded together in one Pseudomonas sp. ADAK13 window:
- the phrB gene encoding deoxyribodipyrimidine photo-lyase — translation MHLIWLRTDLRLHDNTALAAAAQRGPTAAVYLISPGQWLAHDDAPCKVDFWLRNLQSLSVALGELNIPLLIRHASTWDQAPQALADLCQELSVESVHVNDEYGIHEERRDAAVATALEAQGVTFHNYLDQLLFQPGSVLTKTGTYFQVFSQFRKVCYSRLHGALPRLIAAPKAQAPLKLKSDPIPDQVDGFVTPSEALRALWPAGETEARRRLDQFADAQISYYKDERDFPAKPGTSQLSAYLAAGVVSPRQCLHAALQSNQGEFESGDIGAITWINELLWREFYKHILVGYPRVSRHRAFRPETEAVAWRNSPEDLKAWQEARTGLPIIDAAMRQLLETGWMHNRLRMVVAMFLTKNLLIDWREGERFFMRHLIDGDLAANNGGWQWSSSTGTDSAPYFRIFSPLSQSEKFDGEGVFIKHWLPQLAALNKKEVHNPDAVGGLFGVADYPRPIVDLKKSRDRALAAFRSLPPRQAAGGSYE, via the coding sequence ATGCACTTGATCTGGCTGCGCACCGACCTGCGCCTACATGACAACACCGCCCTCGCCGCCGCTGCACAGCGCGGCCCGACAGCGGCTGTCTACCTGATCAGCCCCGGGCAATGGCTGGCCCACGATGACGCGCCGTGCAAAGTCGACTTCTGGCTGCGCAATCTGCAGAGCTTGAGCGTGGCACTGGGCGAGCTGAACATTCCGCTGTTGATCCGCCATGCCTCGACCTGGGACCAGGCACCGCAAGCCCTGGCAGACCTGTGCCAGGAACTGTCGGTGGAGTCGGTGCACGTCAATGACGAATACGGCATCCACGAAGAGCGTCGCGACGCAGCGGTGGCCACGGCCCTCGAAGCCCAGGGCGTGACCTTCCACAATTACCTGGACCAATTGCTGTTCCAGCCCGGCAGCGTACTGACCAAGACCGGCACGTACTTCCAGGTGTTCAGCCAGTTTCGCAAGGTCTGCTACAGCCGCTTGCACGGCGCGCTTCCCCGCCTGATCGCCGCCCCCAAGGCGCAGGCGCCGCTCAAACTCAAAAGTGACCCGATCCCCGATCAGGTCGACGGTTTTGTTACCCCGAGCGAAGCCTTGCGCGCGCTGTGGCCTGCCGGTGAAACCGAAGCCCGGCGCCGTCTCGACCAGTTTGCCGACGCACAAATCAGCTACTACAAGGACGAACGCGACTTCCCGGCCAAGCCCGGCACCAGCCAGCTCTCGGCTTACCTGGCCGCCGGTGTGGTTTCGCCGCGCCAGTGCCTGCACGCCGCGCTGCAAAGCAACCAGGGCGAATTCGAAAGCGGCGACATTGGCGCCATCACCTGGATCAACGAGCTGCTGTGGCGCGAGTTCTACAAACATATCCTGGTGGGCTACCCACGGGTCTCCCGCCACCGCGCCTTCCGCCCCGAGACCGAAGCCGTGGCCTGGCGCAACAGCCCCGAAGACTTGAAGGCCTGGCAGGAAGCCCGCACCGGCCTGCCGATCATCGATGCGGCCATGCGCCAATTGCTGGAAACCGGCTGGATGCACAACCGCCTGCGCATGGTGGTGGCGATGTTCCTGACCAAAAACCTGCTGATCGACTGGCGTGAAGGCGAGCGTTTTTTCATGCGCCACCTGATCGACGGTGACCTGGCGGCCAACAACGGCGGCTGGCAGTGGAGCTCGTCCACCGGCACCGATTCGGCGCCGTACTTCCGGATTTTCAGCCCCTTGAGCCAGTCGGAAAAATTCGACGGCGAAGGCGTGTTTATCAAGCACTGGCTGCCGCAGCTGGCGGCGCTGAACAAAAAAGAAGTGCACAACCCCGACGCCGTGGGCGGCCTGTTTGGCGTGGCGGACTATCCTCGTCCTATCGTCGATTTGAAAAAATCCCGCGACCGCGCCCTCGCCGCCTTCCGTAGCCTGCCGCCACGCCAGGCGGCTGGAGGCAGCTATGAGTGA
- a CDS encoding MerR family transcriptional regulator: MNVSLQDDNDPGEDFAQALQEGWLPIREVARQTGVNAVTLRAWERRYGLIVPQRTPKGHRLFSAEHVQRIHTILTWLNRGVPVSQVKGLIDTAHSTSEPPVENEWHNRRQQLLQAISELAERRVDDAFNQAMALYPPRTLCEQLLLPLLKELELRWQGQFGAQMERVFFYSWLRSKFGARMYHNNRQLNGAPLLLVNHSDLPLEPHLWLTAWLASSADCPVEVFDWPLPAGELALAVEHLQPRAVLLYSSKALHVPALGKLLSGFSCPKLITGPTVCIHQAELSVLTQDIPELLLAEDPLSAHQVLIQRGLI; the protein is encoded by the coding sequence ATGAATGTTTCCCTGCAAGACGACAATGACCCCGGCGAAGATTTCGCCCAAGCCCTGCAAGAAGGCTGGCTGCCGATCCGCGAAGTGGCGCGCCAGACCGGCGTCAACGCGGTGACCCTGCGCGCCTGGGAACGGCGTTACGGCCTGATCGTGCCCCAGCGCACGCCCAAGGGGCACCGGCTGTTTTCCGCCGAGCACGTGCAGCGCATCCATACCATCCTGACCTGGCTAAACCGCGGTGTGCCGGTCAGCCAGGTCAAGGGCCTGATCGACACCGCGCACAGCACCAGCGAACCGCCGGTGGAAAACGAATGGCACAACCGGCGCCAGCAGCTGTTGCAGGCCATCAGCGAACTGGCCGAGCGCCGGGTGGATGACGCCTTCAACCAGGCCATGGCGCTGTACCCGCCGCGCACCCTGTGCGAGCAACTTCTGCTGCCGTTGCTCAAGGAGCTTGAACTGCGCTGGCAAGGCCAATTCGGCGCGCAGATGGAACGGGTGTTTTTCTATTCCTGGCTGCGCAGCAAATTCGGTGCGCGGATGTATCACAACAACCGCCAGCTCAACGGTGCGCCGTTGCTGCTGGTCAATCATTCCGACCTGCCGCTGGAGCCGCACCTGTGGCTCACCGCCTGGCTGGCCAGCAGCGCTGATTGCCCGGTGGAAGTCTTCGACTGGCCCTTGCCGGCCGGCGAACTGGCCCTGGCCGTCGAGCACCTGCAACCCCGCGCGGTGTTGCTGTATTCGAGCAAGGCCCTGCATGTGCCGGCGCTGGGCAAACTGTTGAGCGGTTTCAGTTGCCCAAAACTGATAACCGGACCAACGGTATGCATCCACCAGGCCGAGCTGTCCGTATTAACCCAAGACATTCCTGAACTGCTCCTGGCCGAAGACCCGTTGTCGGCCCATCAGGTACTGATCCAGCGTGGACTTATTTAA
- a CDS encoding YbgA family protein, translating into MPSTLPATGKPKIAISACLLGENVRFNGGHKQSQLCSQTLAEYFDFVPLCPEVAIGLGIPREPIRLVGDPLNPQAVGTVHRELNVTRPLDDYGQQMAAEHTDLCGYIFMQKSPSCGLERVKVYQDNGMPIDGGGRGIYAQAFCARHPNLPVEEDGRLNDPVLRENFLTRVFVYATWQHLLAEGLTRHRLLEFHSRYKYLLMAHSPVHYKSLGNLLGGMRKDVDLDALATGYFSELMTALSKCATRGTHTNVLQHISGYLKQAISAEDKQEVQTLIGQYRQGIVPLVVPLTLLKHHFRQHPDRYIAQQAYLQPHPENLSLRNAI; encoded by the coding sequence ATGCCCAGCACCCTGCCCGCCACCGGCAAACCGAAAATCGCCATCAGCGCCTGCCTGCTGGGCGAGAACGTGCGCTTCAACGGCGGGCATAAACAATCCCAGCTGTGCAGCCAGACCCTCGCCGAGTACTTCGATTTCGTGCCGCTGTGCCCTGAAGTCGCCATCGGCCTGGGCATTCCCCGCGAGCCCATCCGCCTGGTGGGCGACCCGCTGAACCCTCAGGCCGTCGGCACCGTGCACCGCGAACTCAACGTGACCCGGCCGCTGGACGATTACGGCCAACAAATGGCCGCTGAACACACCGACCTCTGCGGCTACATCTTCATGCAGAAATCCCCGTCCTGCGGCCTGGAGCGGGTCAAGGTCTATCAAGACAACGGCATGCCCATCGACGGCGGCGGGCGCGGCATCTACGCCCAGGCGTTTTGCGCACGCCACCCCAACCTGCCCGTGGAAGAAGACGGTCGGCTGAACGACCCGGTGCTACGGGAAAATTTCCTGACCCGGGTGTTCGTCTACGCCACCTGGCAGCACCTGCTCGCCGAAGGCCTGACCCGTCACCGCCTGCTGGAATTTCACTCCCGCTACAAATACCTGCTGATGGCCCACAGCCCGGTGCATTACAAAAGCCTCGGCAACCTGCTGGGCGGCATGCGCAAGGACGTCGACCTCGATGCCCTGGCCACCGGCTATTTCAGCGAATTGATGACGGCCCTCAGCAAGTGCGCCACGCGCGGCACCCACACCAACGTGCTGCAACACATCAGCGGCTACCTCAAGCAAGCCATCAGCGCCGAAGACAAACAGGAAGTGCAGACCCTCATAGGCCAATACCGCCAGGGCATCGTGCCGCTGGTGGTGCCGCTGACCCTGCTCAAGCACCACTTTCGCCAGCATCCGGACCGCTACATCGCGCAGCAGGCCTACCTGCAACCGCACCCGGAAAACCTCAGCCTGCGTAATGCGATTTAA
- a CDS encoding TIGR02450 family Trp-rich protein, with product MNRINPAKLLLSKWTAARPQHKEKHFLVTQLLRDDEGDVQEIELEAVISHRVQRLPWQTLQNAEDWKIGWK from the coding sequence GTGAACCGCATCAATCCCGCCAAATTGCTGCTGTCGAAGTGGACAGCAGCCCGCCCGCAGCACAAGGAAAAACACTTCCTGGTGACCCAGTTGCTGCGCGACGACGAAGGCGATGTGCAGGAAATCGAGCTGGAAGCCGTGATCAGCCATCGCGTGCAGCGCCTGCCTTGGCAAACCCTGCAAAACGCCGAAGACTGGAAAATCGGCTGGAAATAG
- a CDS encoding NAD(P)/FAD-dependent oxidoreductase, whose product MTVPIAIIGTGIAGLSAARALKDAGHAVQLFDKSRGSGGRMSSKRSDAGALDMGAQYFTARDRRFVNEVQRWQAQGCAEQWKPQLYNFKSGQLTPSPDEQIRWVGTPRMSAITRALLDDLPVHFGCRITEVFQGKHHWNLLDADGENHGPFSHVIIATPAPQATALLAAAPKLASAAAGVKMDPTWAIALAFDKPLDTPMEGCFVQDSPLDWLARNRSKPGRDTTLDTWVLHATSTWSKQHLDLSKEAVIEHLHGAFAELLHSAMPAPSFTLAHRWLYARPSTSHEFGVLADADLGLYVCGDWCLSGRVEGAWLSGQEAARRLIEHLQ is encoded by the coding sequence ATGACTGTTCCCATCGCGATCATTGGCACCGGCATCGCCGGTCTCTCCGCCGCCCGAGCGTTAAAAGACGCGGGGCACGCTGTACAACTCTTCGATAAAAGCCGCGGCAGTGGCGGTCGCATGTCCAGCAAGCGCAGCGATGCCGGGGCACTGGACATGGGCGCGCAGTACTTCACCGCCCGCGACCGGCGCTTCGTCAACGAAGTGCAACGCTGGCAGGCCCAGGGTTGCGCCGAGCAATGGAAACCGCAGCTGTACAACTTCAAGTCCGGGCAACTCACGCCCTCCCCCGATGAACAGATCCGCTGGGTCGGCACGCCGCGCATGAGCGCGATCACCCGCGCCCTGCTGGATGACTTGCCGGTGCACTTCGGTTGCCGCATCACCGAAGTGTTTCAGGGCAAACACCACTGGAACCTGCTGGACGCCGACGGTGAAAACCACGGCCCGTTCAGCCACGTGATCATCGCCACCCCGGCGCCGCAAGCCACCGCTTTGCTGGCCGCCGCGCCCAAGCTGGCAAGTGCCGCCGCCGGGGTGAAGATGGACCCGACCTGGGCCATCGCGCTGGCCTTCGACAAGCCGTTGGACACCCCCATGGAAGGCTGCTTCGTGCAAGACAGCCCGCTGGACTGGCTGGCCCGCAACCGCAGCAAACCCGGGCGCGACACCACCCTCGACACCTGGGTGCTGCACGCCACCAGCACCTGGAGCAAGCAACACCTGGACCTGTCCAAGGAAGCGGTGATCGAACACCTGCACGGTGCCTTCGCCGAACTGCTGCACAGCGCCATGCCGGCGCCGTCCTTCACCCTCGCCCACCGCTGGCTGTATGCGCGGCCGTCCACCAGCCACGAATTTGGCGTGCTGGCCGACGCCGACCTGGGCTTGTACGTGTGCGGTGACTGGTGCCTGTCGGGCCGTGTGGAGGGCGCCTGGCTCAGCGGCCAGGAAGCGGCACGGCGATTGATCGAGCACCTGCAGTGA
- a CDS encoding TIGR01777 family oxidoreductase — translation MHILLTGGTGLIGRQLCQYWLAQGHRLTVWSRHPEQVAKLCGAQVHGIARLQDVNEPVDAVVNLAGAPIADRPWTHKRKALLWSSRIGLTETLLAWLEGLEQKPAVLISGSAVGWYGDGGERELTEDSGPVQDDFGSQLSIAWEETAQRAEALGIRVVLVRTGLVLAAEGGFLSRLLLPFKLALGGPIGNGRQWMPWVHIKDQIALIDFLLHKEGASGPYNACAPHPVRNLEFAKTLGKVLHRPAFMPMPAFALRIGLGELSGLLLGGQRALPQRLLAAGFTFQFTELHAALDDLSSRL, via the coding sequence ATGCACATTTTGCTGACCGGCGGTACGGGTTTGATCGGCCGTCAACTCTGCCAATACTGGCTTGCCCAGGGCCATCGCCTTACGGTCTGGAGCCGCCATCCCGAACAAGTGGCTAAATTGTGCGGTGCCCAGGTGCACGGCATTGCCCGCCTGCAAGATGTAAACGAGCCGGTGGATGCCGTGGTCAACCTGGCCGGCGCGCCGATTGCCGACCGCCCCTGGACCCATAAACGCAAGGCGCTGCTGTGGAGCAGCCGTATCGGTCTCACCGAAACGTTGTTGGCCTGGCTTGAGGGCCTTGAGCAAAAACCGGCGGTGTTGATCTCCGGCTCTGCGGTGGGTTGGTACGGCGACGGCGGCGAGCGTGAGCTGACCGAAGACAGTGGCCCGGTGCAGGACGACTTTGGCAGCCAGTTATCGATCGCCTGGGAAGAAACGGCCCAGCGCGCCGAAGCATTGGGGATCCGTGTGGTACTGGTGCGAACCGGGTTGGTGCTGGCAGCCGAGGGCGGCTTTTTGTCGCGGCTGTTGCTGCCGTTCAAACTGGCGCTGGGCGGGCCTATCGGCAATGGTCGGCAGTGGATGCCGTGGGTCCATATAAAGGATCAAATCGCCCTGATTGATTTTCTTCTGCACAAGGAAGGCGCCAGCGGTCCTTATAATGCCTGCGCGCCACACCCGGTGCGCAACCTTGAGTTCGCCAAGACCCTGGGCAAGGTGCTGCACCGCCCGGCGTTCATGCCCATGCCGGCGTTTGCCTTGCGCATCGGCCTGGGTGAGTTGTCGGGCTTGTTGCTGGGTGGCCAGCGGGCGTTGCCGCAGCGGCTGTTGGCAGCCGGTTTCACTTTCCAGTTCACTGAGTTGCACGCGGCCCTGGACGACTTGTCCAGCCGCCTCTAG